The Primulina huaijiensis isolate GDHJ02 chromosome 9, ASM1229523v2, whole genome shotgun sequence genomic interval CATCATGGGTTTTCCGTTCAAATCGAACCGCACCAACCTTTCTGGCATTCCCTTCTAATATCTGCGTTGATATCATTCACGGTTGGTCACAAAAAGTTCCCATATTCCAGCTTCATGTTTTGATTCTTAGGTAACAAGAACAAGAGAAACACACCTCAAGCTTAAAAATCTGACTCTTTGGGTTTTCATCTTGTCTATCAGATTCTGATGCGTCATATTCACCATGTTCTTCTCGATTTGCTCTTTCCAGAATAACATTTATGGTCTCACCAGTCCTCGGGATGTACCCAAACGCTTCACATACAAAGCCTGACACGGTTTCATACTGGTGACCCTGAACATCCAAAAAACAAGAATGTCAGCAGCATCAGTGGACTTGGCAACTGTCAACCCGAGGGAAAATGAAAAGTACCTCCGGCATTTTAATGTTAAGGTCTTCGGATAGCTGCCCAATGGTAGTATTAGCATCCACATCATATATACCATCGGCACGCATGACAATATAACCAGTCTTTTTCTGGATTTCTTCCTGCCATGTAGTAAAATACAGGAGAAGCCgagaaattatgttatttttcaatGCTCCTCGTATTGCTAGCATAATAAATGCAAAACATACTGCAACACTGCCagaaaaatagtaaaatttcaTGCCGGCATGTAAACGAAAACCACTTTTTGTTACAGAATGGAAATTGGTAGACACGATGCTGGGGTCGTCAATAAGCATTGAAATGCAATCAAATGAATGCAAACAATTCTACATCAAAGCACGTCcgaatttcaaaaaaatgtcATTGTTGCATAACAAAATCCTCAATTCTCAACAGGGGATTAAGAATAAACATATGATTTACGGCTAGGTTCCtccaaaattcaaatattatcaGGCTATTATGCAAGAGCGAACTAAAAAATCTTTTTGAGTTAACAAGTATTCAGTTTATGTCAACTCAATTATCACCTGGCAAATCTTGTAGCTTTTCAGTACAATATCGACACCGCAAACATTAATCGAAAGGCAACCAGAGAATGGAAATTTTATGCTTGGGATAGGACATGCATCTGAAATTAGTGATTGATACAATAAAACAATCGGTATCATCAAATGACCTTACTTTTGAatcattttcatcaaaaatttcaCCAACAATTTCTTCCACTACGTCTTCAAGGGTCACTATCTGTTGTAGAATAAGAGAAAGTAACATTACATAACAACCCAAAACTTGTTTGGTCCAGTATTGGACCACAGATATCCATATCAAGGTggtgtaaaatatatataaaaagccGAGGAATAGCCGAATAGCTTACGCCAACAGTTCCGCCATATTCGTTTAGAACTACAGCCATGTGCACCTTCCTGATTCGGAACTCTCTTAGAAGGTTCCATACGGACATTGAATCTACAACGTACAGACACACGCATCACTATCTCACACACACACTGACACATCCAAATATTAATGTCATAATCTAAAACTTGAAAATTACCAGGAACAAAGTAGGCTGGTTTATGTGCGATGTCTCGCacaacagaattttcaagaagtTCCCCCTTCaagatgaaaaataaaataatccgAGTGCTATGAGAATATTTCGTGCATGAGAAGAAAAGATGAAAGATATAATGAAGCATTTGAAATGAGTCAACCTTCTGGACGTAATCCAGAAGATCCATTGCATATGCAATACCAACAATATTGTCAATGCGCTCCTCAAAGACAGGTACCCTACACGCATAAATGGAAGCTTCTTGAACTGAGTATGATACAACCCACAAATAGAAAAGCAAACCATACCTGGAATATTGATGATTGACCCATGAATTATGGAAATCAACCAGTGTTGCCCAGGCATCTATGGCAACAACATCAACAAGAGGTGTCATTACCTCTCTAACATGCGTTTCTTTTATTTCTAACACGTTTTCAATCATATCCTGTCAAATATCAACCCAGTATCAGGCTCTCACATTTGCAGATGGTGAGTAGGATATGATATGAGGAACAAAGTTCACCTGTTCTTCCTCCTCGATCGCTCCACTCAATTCTGCTCCACGCAACATCAGTTTTAGTTCATCTTCAGTTACATAAGGTTCACTAACACATCAAGACGTTCAAGTTAAGAGCAATGTTATGGGGTCGTCAGAAAAATGTAAGGTGCGAAGATCTAGTGGCATGGTGGAAGCAAATAGATATCAGCTCAACAAACAAGAGGATTGATAAATAGCATTTATAATGGATACACAATTAGCAAGGCTAGATGATATCTTTCTGTAATAAATAGGTGCACTTAAAGATTCAGACATCCCACATAAGAGATTTACATGCATGGCCAAAATAATAAATGACATGAGAGAGAAATACTAGTTGAAGTATACCTCACCTTCTGCCTTTCAAACCCAGAAGTTTTAACATTCCCATGGACAAATATGTAACAACTCTGCCCACAGGATATAATACAAGAGAAAGCCACGCCACTGGCCTGACCTAAAGACATCACAATCACACTGTATCAAAAATATATGAGGCATACACAACACTATACATGTcttaattttcttaaatttagattttttaagaaGAGTGCATCAGATAATTAAAACCACCGTCTGTAATCTGTCAAAGTCATAAATCAAATCTAAACAATAATAAGCTCGAAACTTACCACAAATCTAGCAACCTCAGTGGCATTGTGAACGGCAATACTTTTTGGAGTAATCTCAGTAAGGAGCAAAATTGCAACCTGGTGTTATTGACAGTTTCAGGTTAAGTATGCTTAAATGGAACACACAGAAGTTTCCAACTAAATGTTAACGGGGAATATTCATGGCGGGAAAGGAAACGAATATAAAAGCTCCAGTGATTATTGCTAGTCGCAAAGCAGATAATATTACATCATATAAAGCCAATTAAGATAGGGATTCTGATTAGATAACAAGGAttggatatttttttatcatcataAAATACAGGGACAATAGCATACACCTAATTGCATTAACACGAGAAACATTAAACTACATGAGACTGGAAGagaataatttaaatttcaaggGCATGCAACTGATCTTAAAAGAAAATGGAATCCCAGGGCCAGGATTCAACGTggattctcaatttttttttaaatatcgcagAACTCCTTCAATATGCACAAGGGTTCGTGATCGATCACATTGACATATTAGAAATTTaggacaaattttattttttaaaaaggatAATAATGGCACGTCTAAAATGAGAATGATAGATTTGATCTTGAATTTTTGAGACTGGACCCAACCAAAAGCTATTTTTCTCAAGTTTTTGCACCTGTTTGGACATCAAAATGCAATTATGGGATGAAAATAAATGGAATGAATGGTGAAAATTTTGCATTAAGAGTTACAAGAGCCACAAGTCCATGTGCAACTTTCAGCTTAACTACACGAGCATACCATCTCTGAGAGACTAAAAAATCCATTATTACATAAAGATTATTGTCGATGGGGTTCTAGAGACTTGACCTTATTCCTACTGAAGTGAAAACAGAGTAAGTAACATGGTCTTAGTTCCAATCTGGACGACCAAAAACAACTATAGTCATACCGTCATAACTCCAGTAGCTGCACTGACACCAGCTTCTCCAAACATTGCAGTTGCTGCTTCGGTAACTAAAGCTGTAGCACCAATATTTACCACTCTGGgaaaattgaatatttaaacTAAGAAAACATGTTGAAAtccaaaagaagaagaaaaattggctAATTGATGATAAGAGGAGTAATACGTGGTGCCTATAAGGATAGTTGTCAGGAAGCGAGTAACATCATTCCTCAGCATTTTAAAGACGCCATTTTCTGCCTCTTTCTCCGCCAATTCCCGCACCTAACATTCATCACATAACTTTGTCAGGTTAGTAGTTTTTTGTTTTGGGAGAAAAAAAGAGAAACCAACTGAAAAATAGATTTGATTTTCTCTAAACTGAGAAATTATCCTAAAACCACAAAAGTAATTACAAAATGCAACAGATATGATAATCATGCAAACATAGTTGAGCGCTAAATATCTCCTGGCAACTACTTCAAATGATTAAACACAATTTAGTGTGTTTACCAGACCAAAACAATTCCTTACTACAATATCAAGACTTTGGACACTGCTGAACAAGTTGATCCAGAGCTTAATATTTGATGCTCACCGTGGATCAAACAATTAATTAGATAGTTTCAAATTTAACAAAGGTTCGTGCAAGCTAGACCTCTTTTAGTTTCAAGTAACACCAGAAGAGTTTCATTACAACTCAGTCCAGGATGTCGAAAGAAAGTATATCAATGCAACCCAACAACATTTCATCACTACCTTCCAAGGCCACAGAGTGGTAATGGAAGTCTCGGCCATGGAGAAAAAAGCGGAGAGCCCTAAAAGTGCCGCAAGAACCAAACCCTGCTCTTTGATAAGCGTCAGAACCTGCAAAATCGTTGGCCATGAGCTCCTCAACGCCGATAAAATCCGCTCCCAGATCCCATATCCCGTACTCTTGACCCCCTCCAACGCCAGTGACCTCCGGAAACCCAGTATCACGAGTACCCCAATCGCCACAGCAACAATCGACAGCCACTTTCTGGCCAAGACTTCCCCGATATTTTCGACAACCCCCACATCACCAATCTCACCTTTCCTACAGAAACTGGGTTTACTCATACGTGAGTACAGGGGAGCTTTTCTTAAAAAGCTGAAAACGAAAGCTCGAGAAGCACACGGCGGAGTACACAATGCACCGCAATGGACCCTTTTAGGAAGGAACTTCGGGGGTAGTTTCCAAGGGTTGCGGAGAACTCTAAACGAGGGACTACAGTAAGCGACGAAATTGGGTCGATTGAAGAGCAATGTTTCAGGCACGGCTGCGGCAGCCGCAGCCGCAGCTGCACCCATGAAATCAGTCCGTAAACTTAGGAAATGAAAATGATGCAATTCATGTGGTTGATTAAGCTGGTAGTAATTTAACGAGATTTTGGAAGCTGAAATCTTGTGTACATCAGGTTCGTTATTCGTTCAAGAGCAGAGAGCTCTCTGGATTTTCCCTTCCATCGTTCCCAGTTCGCACATAATGAAATGGCATATATACCCCTTTCCTTTTTGACGTTTAACAAAGCATTGGTTTAGATTTCAGGATCAAAATaagtaggaaaaaaaatctatatttaAATATACGAAAACactgtacatatatataattaaggACAAAGACAAATTGAGCTACAAAGTGTATTGAAATCACAAAATTATCTTAGcattttatttggaaaaactattttaaaggTGTAATTACgataattttgtaatttcaaatgtattttgtaACTCAAATGTATAACTTTTACGATACATATAGCATAACTCATAACTATATTATTGTTCCATGTAAAAAAAACATTGCACAatcaaatcgaaaaaaaaagattttaatttcaaaacttAAATGTTCTTAACGTCGATAAAAGTATAAAGATGACTAGACACGTGAAAATGGGTTAGGCCTACCGATCGACACGTccaatcatataaaataaatgagttgtgtagataattttcCCATCTACCAAAACAGAGGCCAGCTTACAAAGTCGAATTAGATACAAAATTGGTTAGTCTATCTAAATTAGGTGGCTAGtgtttgtaattttttgataCCCAAACAATCAACTGACTCACTTCATTAGTTCATTTTCACATATCTACTTATTGATATTTAGTTGTCAGTAAACTCTTtgtatcgattttttttaagaaatgtcggatgatattttgattacatgaaacttgaattttttgaaaaagaaaaaataaagtaaGATACCACGAATATGAAAGATGGAGGAAGCACGAACAATCAAAGCGTAAGTTGTGATTTGCTTGGCAAAAAAGACATTTTAACAACCTGAATTGGCTTTAGATCCTCCTTTCTTCTAAGGCcaataataaaaaagtaaataaaaatttttttaaaaaaaaatacaacactCTGCGTCAAATTTTGACGCAGGGTGCCTCCTGCGTCAAATTTGACGTAGGAGATGTGAGGCGCTATTCCAAAATAGCGCCTCGGTTGGAGAACATAGGACTTGAAAATAGCGTGAAATGCTATTTTCAAGTGCCGGTTGGAGATGCCCTAACCGTGATACCAAGTTCCTCAGTCATGTCCAGTTCTTCATCTCACATTCCGACACCCACACTCTAATGAAAATGATGCAAACCACTGGCGAGTGGGATATCGAAGTTACTCCCTTTAAAATCAACTGAAGTCTCGAGAAATCTCTCCGGATTGAATGTTTCTGCATCATCCCATGATTCTGGTCTCTTCCAATAGCCCACGCGTTCACCATGATTCTTGTTTTCGCTGGGATATCGTAACCGTCGATCGCACATTCTTGACTGCATACTTTTAGAAGTAATAAGGGTAGTGGTGGATGCAACCTTAGTGTCTCTTTGATGACTGATTTTAAGTACTTCAGTTCACCTAGGGACGCTTGATCTACATTCCCTTTTTCCTTGAAGACTTTTCGGACCTCATCGTGTGCTCTTTCCAAGATTCTTGGGTTTTTCATCATTTCTGCCCTCGCCGGCTCGCCCAATCCACAGTTGTAGCTGATGTCTCACTTCCTGCGGTGAAATCATCCTGTTGCATAAAACAAGAATTCGAGAATCCCGTTGAGGATACTGTTAACTTTAATATAATTTCAAACTGAATGTAAAAATTAACAACTTACCAGGATTACAGATTTGATATTTTCAGTAGTTAACGGAATATCAATCCCATCTTCTTGAAACTTCAGAAGAACATCAACCAAATCTTCGTTCTTTTCACCCGATTCACCTATCTTTGGGGAGTTCCCGTGATCATCAATTATGCTGTCGAATATGCTGTCCACTTGCAGATGCAGCCTCATCAATCTAGATCTCATCTCATCCCTCTAATTTTTTGAAGCAATGTAATGGAAGGATACACGTCTCCAATGTCGAATCCAGATGCCAATTTTAAAGATTCTTGGACGACAGACACAAAAGTTTCGTGCTCCTCTTAGTTTTCATACCAAGTGCTGCTCTCATATGTGGAAGAGTATATCTTTCCGGTGAAATTGATTGGAGAACCCGAGTTAGAAGCCACCAATTGCATGAGATTTGAGAACTCCTCCTCTCTCAATGATTTAAAGGGTAGAACCCTCTTGGGGCTCAAAAGCTCACAGACGCAGATTTTTCGCAGTTGTCTCCGGTATTCGCCTATGACCTATGGGCCTTTGATGCACCTTAAACTCGGTGAGGTTCCAACTATCATTGTTTCCTCACCCGAAATTGCTAAAGAAGTGATGAAAACACATGACATTACTTTTGTAACACGACCTGAGATTCTTGCAGCCAAGATCATGTCTTATGGTTGCCAAGTTATTGCCTTTGCTCCCTACGGTGGATACCGGAGACAAGGTTGTTACTTGTCTCACGAACAAATCATAGGTTATTTTTACCAGTGTTTCATCCAAGGATCCATAGATTTTATATTTGGCAATGCAAAATCATGACCCCCTCCgtctttatttcaaaatttatttttatttgaataatataaaaaataattatatttatccaaaataaaacaaaatttatggTCATCCATCGTAAAGCTGGAAAagttgagtaggtctcttgtgaaacggtctcacaaatttttatctgtgagacaggtcaaccctaccgatattcacaatgaaaagtaatacttttaacataaaaatgtaatattttttcatagatgacccaaataagatacatgtctcacaaaatacgaatcgtgagactgtctcacacaagtttttgtcgaAAAAGTTGTATTGTAACTAATGACTTAATATCTTCgttttattgaatattttaaaaaaataaaataatatctcgatatattttttaaaaaaaaaaccttttaaTTAGATTCTTAGAAACATCTAAAATATTCTTAAACATATTTTTCCTCTAAAAATGCTTTTTGTTTAAATTTCTCAGTGGTAGAATGTTTTCTGCTGTTTGCGAGCTTCTATATAATGAGGCCTTCCATTTCCATTACTTCCTTCTTCATCATACTTCCGAAACTTATACATTccccaatatatatatatatgcaattAATTGCCCAAGCAAATGAAAGAAATAATGGAGCACAGTAATACTCAGCAAAGAAGCTTGAACAAATTCCTGAAGAAGATATTACTCTCAGTCTCCATATTTTCTTTCCTATTTTCATACTACCACTCCTTGTATTCATCGTCTCTGCTGGAGTACCCTCGAAATCTCCACCACTTTTCTGCAAACCCTTTCAGATTCTCAAGCCATGCAATGAACAAAAGCTACGTATTTCTCATCTGTAATGGGATCTTGGTTTTTCTATCCAAGACCTCTGGTTTGGTTCCCTGTTCTCCGGGTTTTGACGTCAACGACTTGCTGCACAAGAGAGTTAACGACGACATCTGCTTGCAGATGTATGATGATTTCTTCGACACGAAAGAACCCGTTTTGCACAAGGAGCTGCTGCTTTCTGCAGCTCCAAACGCAGAAGAACAGGGTGAGGAAGATTTGAATGAAGAGATGAAACAAGTTTCAATCTTTATTGCCgacgaagaagaaaaagaagaagaagaggagaagGAGGTGGAAGAGACGTTGAGTACTGAAGAATTGAATCAGAAGTTTGAAGAATTCATTAGGAGGATGAAGGAGGATATTATGATTAATGAAGCAAGAGAACTTGTTATTTTCAAGTAATTGATTATGATAATTACTGAATGAAATTATATCTCTAATTCATACTGTCACAATTATGTATATCCATATATTCTACATAACCTTTTGTTCACATCAGCAAAATTAATAGCCATTGAATTTGGTAAAACGTGATATtacaaaatacatttgaaatgatGTGGGATTTCTGTGAATAAGGTTAAGAGTGGgtatcatgtgagaccgtctcacgg includes:
- the LOC140984691 gene encoding putative DUF21 domain-containing protein At3g13070, chloroplastic, translating into MGAAAAAAAAAVPETLLFNRPNFVAYCSPSFRVLRNPWKLPPKFLPKRVHCGALCTPPCASRAFVFSFLRKAPLYSRMSKPSFCRKGEIGDVGVVENIGEVLARKWLSIVAVAIGVLVILGFRRSLALEGVKSTGYGIWERILSALRSSWPTILQVLTLIKEQGLVLAALLGLSAFFSMAETSITTLWPWKVRELAEKEAENGVFKMLRNDVTRFLTTILIGTTVVNIGATALVTEAATAMFGEAGVSAATGVMTVAILLLTEITPKSIAVHNATEVARFVVRPVAWLSLVLYPVGRVVTYLSMGMLKLLGLKGRSEPYVTEDELKLMLRGAELSGAIEEEEQDMIENVLEIKETHVREVMTPLVDVVAIDAWATLVDFHNSWVNHQYSRVPVFEERIDNIVGIAYAMDLLDYVQKGELLENSVVRDIAHKPAYFVPDSMSVWNLLREFRIRKVHMAVVLNEYGGTVGIVTLEDVVEEIVGEIFDENDSKEEIQKKTGYIVMRADGIYDVDANTTIGQLSEDLNIKMPEGHQYETVSGFVCEAFGYIPRTGETINVILERANREEHGEYDASESDRQDENPKSQIFKLEILEGNARKVGAVRFERKTHDDSSLNTKEFMRLVPKITRRKWSSNDDEFDRTETDEVPFKGIGDCVDSSDDDHVMEDSFDEARKQ
- the LOC140984921 gene encoding uncharacterized protein; this translates as MKEIMEHSNTQQRSLNKFLKKILLSVSIFSFLFSYYHSLYSSSLLEYPRNLHHFSANPFRFSSHAMNKSYVFLICNGILVFLSKTSGLVPCSPGFDVNDLLHKRVNDDICLQMYDDFFDTKEPVLHKELLLSAAPNAEEQGEEDLNEEMKQVSIFIADEEEKEEEEEKEVEETLSTEELNQKFEEFIRRMKEDIMINEARELVIFK